A stretch of the Arachis stenosperma cultivar V10309 chromosome 6, arast.V10309.gnm1.PFL2, whole genome shotgun sequence genome encodes the following:
- the LOC130934204 gene encoding uncharacterized protein LOC130934204: MSQLQRAIEELSQQLMQAQQEQYPERQEQYLRDKEEREASQHQMEEKQESWQQQMMAQQQEFQAEILEEVRHVQRVEYDENIQARLEYLTHNLPALNQQIKPFEKCQEFRDYQQAKSHHYTEITLQRLEEARLSGLLDSVWDRRCPSEEIQDYSKLGKRKKKKEESSRSHNH, translated from the exons ATGAGTCAACTACAAAGAGCAATTGAAGAGCTATCCCAGCAACTCATGCAAGCACAACAAGAGCAATATCCAGAGCGCCAGGAGCAATATTTGAGGGATAAAGAGGAACGAGAGGCTTCGCAACATCAAATGGAGGAAAAACAAGAGAGctggcaacaacaaatgatggCTCAGCAGCAAGAGTTTCAAGCAGAGATTCTCGAAG AGGTTAGACATGTACAACGAGTAGAGTATGATGAAAATAtacaagcaaggttggagtatttgacccacaatttgccagCACTAAATCAACAAATCAAACCATTTGAGAAATGCCAAGAATTTAGAGACTATCAGCAAGCAAAGTCTCATCACTATACAGAGATAACTCTTCAAAGATTGGAAGAAGCTaggctctcaggactcttagattctgtctggGATAGAAGATGCCCTAGTGAAGAAATCCAAGATTATTCcaagctagggaagagaaagaaaaagaaggaagaatcaaGCAGAAGCCAcaaccattag